A section of the Mycoplasmopsis synoviae ATCC 25204 genome encodes:
- a CDS encoding deoxynucleoside kinase: MIVAVSGMISSGKSTLVKKLNSHYENNSLYLDEYKKDDEIFSTMLRWFLEKRENINLSFDLYVLNHHIESLKEIYEEFNEKFTKDDYLFLDRFPAEHAIFNKMDLVTNLNHKLAYDKALDNLLVNQIKPDLVLYLDIDFKTFQNRLTQRSRSEEVDNFENNIDYWKNLHMFYKQYFLELCKKYQIKYQIIDTNNLDEGQVLTKAISLIETFKNTKWK; the protein is encoded by the coding sequence ATGATAGTTGCAGTTTCAGGAATGATTTCTTCAGGGAAATCTACTTTAGTTAAGAAATTAAATAGTCACTACGAAAATAATTCGCTTTATTTAGACGAATATAAAAAAGATGATGAAATTTTTTCTACAATGCTTCGTTGATTTTTAGAAAAAAGAGAAAATATAAATTTAAGTTTTGATTTATATGTTTTAAATCATCACATTGAATCTTTAAAAGAAATCTATGAGGAATTTAATGAAAAATTCACTAAAGATGATTATTTATTTTTAGATAGATTTCCAGCAGAGCATGCCATTTTTAACAAAATGGATTTAGTTACTAATTTAAATCATAAGCTTGCCTACGATAAAGCTTTAGATAATCTTTTAGTTAATCAAATAAAGCCTGACTTAGTTTTATATTTAGATATTGACTTTAAAACTTTTCAAAATAGATTAACTCAAAGATCGCGTTCAGAAGAAGTAGATAACTTTGAAAATAATATTGATTATTGAAAAAATTTGCATATGTTTTATAAACAATATTTTTTAGAGTTATGCAAAAAATATCAAATCAAATACCAAATAATAGATACTAATAATTTAGATGAAGGTCAAGTTTTAACTAAAGCCATTTCTTTAATTGAAACCTTTAAAAACACAAAATGAAAATAG
- a CDS encoding deoxynucleoside kinase codes for MKIAISGMVASGKSTLTKKLHTEYFKNSFMLKEYEEDDEVFEKLLKWKLEKKPNVVLPFEVYIMDNHIEKMKKLYKEYLAKDNYYIFSDRFSIEHQIFAITAFEKEPHKHKTYLDVVNSIIVPEVLPDYIFYLDVTYETFEKRFLKRQYKSEMDTYHKNKEAFKKLHTIYKENFINLCKEFNLKYHIVDVNNLDENKVAQKVASLIQNLK; via the coding sequence ATGAAAATAGCAATCTCAGGAATGGTCGCATCAGGAAAAAGCACTTTAACTAAAAAACTTCACACCGAATATTTTAAAAACAGTTTCATGCTTAAAGAATATGAAGAAGATGATGAAGTTTTTGAAAAACTTTTAAAGTGAAAACTTGAAAAAAAGCCAAATGTAGTTCTACCCTTTGAAGTTTATATAATGGATAATCACATTGAAAAAATGAAAAAGCTATATAAAGAGTATTTAGCTAAGGATAACTATTATATTTTTTCAGATAGATTTTCTATTGAACATCAAATTTTTGCAATTACAGCTTTTGAAAAAGAACCTCACAAACACAAAACATATCTAGATGTAGTTAATTCAATTATTGTTCCCGAAGTTTTACCTGACTATATATTTTATCTTGACGTAACTTATGAAACATTTGAAAAACGTTTCTTAAAAAGACAATATAAATCCGAAATGGATACATATCATAAAAACAAAGAAGCTTTTAAAAAACTTCACACCATCTACAAAGAAAACTTTATCAATCTTTGCAAAGAATTCAACTTAAAATATCACATAGTTGATGTTAATAATTTAGATGAAAATAAGGTTGCACAAAAAGTTGCAAGCTTAATTCAAAACTTAAAATAA
- a CDS encoding ABC transporter permease, translating into MNTIAFVIINVGVFIFCILLLGSISGIFSEKAGIINIAINGMIVFGALVYTVINYLIRVFGNSNEISMYYQLLLVPLCGIITALFALVFGYATIRLKSNQTITGYAVNILVFGITAIAFLIIKQRSGNISFATKELALESDITSSLKNLVSLKVFLTLLIVVLSFIALKYTRWGLRFKAIGENPQAADVAGINIYKYKWHAVFISGLIAGIAGTFFGQIRLGQLQQSYDIQGLGYLALAIMITSQWKISISVLISLMFSIVYSFSFYGVQYFPASYKNYSELFNILPFITTLIVMIAFSKKTNAPAALGVIYDKSKR; encoded by the coding sequence ATGAATACAATCGCATTTGTCATTATTAACGTTGGTGTTTTTATCTTTTGTATTCTATTGCTAGGATCAATTTCAGGAATATTTTCAGAAAAAGCTGGAATTATAAATATCGCCATAAACGGAATGATAGTTTTTGGTGCGCTGGTATATACCGTAATTAATTATTTAATTCGTGTCTTTGGTAATAGCAACGAAATAAGCATGTATTATCAATTGCTACTAGTGCCGCTCTGTGGAATTATCACGGCACTATTTGCCTTAGTTTTTGGTTATGCAACTATAAGACTTAAATCAAATCAAACCATTACTGGTTATGCGGTTAACATTTTAGTTTTTGGAATTACTGCTATTGCGTTTTTAATCATTAAACAAAGAAGTGGTAATATAAGTTTTGCAACTAAAGAATTAGCACTAGAAAGCGATATTACATCGTCACTGAAAAACTTAGTATCGCTAAAAGTATTTTTAACTTTATTAATAGTAGTGCTTTCTTTTATAGCGCTTAAGTATACTAGATGAGGCCTTAGATTTAAAGCTATCGGAGAAAATCCGCAAGCCGCTGACGTTGCTGGAATTAATATTTATAAATATAAATGACACGCAGTATTTATCTCAGGGCTAATAGCTGGCATAGCTGGAACATTTTTCGGACAAATTCGTCTTGGGCAACTTCAACAAAGCTATGACATTCAAGGACTTGGTTATTTAGCGCTAGCAATAATGATAACCAGTCAATGAAAAATATCAATTTCAGTATTAATTTCGTTAATGTTTTCTATTGTTTATTCATTTTCATTTTATGGAGTTCAATACTTTCCGGCAAGCTATAAAAACTACTCAGAGTTATTTAACATTCTTCCATTTATAACAACACTTATTGTCATGATTGCATTTTCTAAGAAAACAAACGCTCCTGCAGCGCTTGGAGTTATCTACGATAAGTCAAAAAGGTAA